A section of the Pseudomonas tritici genome encodes:
- the gspE gene encoding type II secretion system ATPase GspE gives MSQPSLSTPINACQLHIPNTEQVCAWLMQQAGLKTVDLERARRLSQEGGDSELLGLLTRLGLVSEVELARAWADLLGAPLLLADAAPPLLDPLPQLTERFMRHYQVVPVGWSQGGLRVLAANPSLVYPFQAVAYACGVPVWLAVGPRNEVETLIERYYGQGRSAMGTLIENLDEQGGALEDIEHLKDMASEAPVIRLVNLILQRAVEQRASDIHIEPFENQLKVRYRIDGVLHEAEAPPSSSSAAVISRVKIMARLDIAERRLPQDGRIMLRIQGKELDLRVSTVPTSFGESVVMRLLDRQTVQFDFQSLGFDGQRLETFLEVLERPHGILLVTGPTGSGKTTTLYTALSRLNTAERKIITVEDPVEYQLEGINQIQVKPAIGLDFAGALRSIVRQDPDVIMIGEIRDLETCRIAIQSSLTGHLVLSTLHTNSAAASITRLLDMGVESYLIASTVNGILAQRLVRRLDPTTREAFEAPAELIAEHGLDRFTEQRPIMLYRPRADAAGGGYHGRSAITELLVMNDELRSLLMRQADAATLEQAARRGGLRTLHEEGLRQAVAGVTSLEEVLRVTRGEGA, from the coding sequence ATGTCCCAGCCCAGCCTTTCAACGCCCATCAATGCCTGCCAACTGCATATCCCGAACACCGAACAGGTGTGCGCGTGGTTGATGCAACAGGCCGGCTTGAAAACCGTCGACCTGGAGCGCGCCCGACGCCTGTCCCAGGAAGGCGGCGACAGCGAGTTGCTCGGCTTGCTGACGCGCCTCGGGCTGGTCTCCGAAGTGGAATTGGCCCGCGCCTGGGCAGACTTGCTCGGCGCACCGCTGCTGCTGGCGGATGCCGCGCCGCCGCTGCTGGACCCGTTGCCACAACTGACCGAGCGTTTCATGCGCCACTACCAGGTGGTGCCCGTGGGCTGGAGCCAGGGCGGCCTGCGGGTTCTGGCGGCGAACCCGTCGCTGGTGTACCCGTTCCAGGCTGTGGCCTATGCCTGTGGTGTGCCGGTGTGGTTGGCCGTGGGGCCGCGCAATGAAGTCGAGACGCTGATCGAGCGCTACTACGGCCAGGGCCGCTCAGCCATGGGCACCTTGATCGAAAACCTCGATGAGCAGGGCGGTGCACTGGAAGACATCGAACACCTCAAGGACATGGCCTCCGAGGCGCCGGTGATTCGCCTGGTCAACCTGATCCTGCAGCGCGCGGTGGAACAGCGCGCCTCGGACATTCATATCGAGCCGTTCGAAAACCAGTTGAAGGTGCGCTATCGCATCGACGGCGTGCTGCACGAAGCCGAGGCGCCGCCGTCGAGTTCCTCAGCGGCGGTGATTTCGCGGGTGAAAATCATGGCGCGCCTGGACATTGCCGAGCGGCGCCTGCCGCAGGACGGGCGGATCATGCTGCGTATCCAGGGCAAGGAGCTGGACTTACGGGTGTCCACGGTGCCCACCAGTTTTGGCGAGTCGGTGGTCATGCGCCTGCTCGACCGGCAGACCGTGCAGTTCGATTTCCAGAGCCTGGGCTTCGATGGCCAGCGCCTGGAAACCTTCCTGGAAGTGCTCGAACGGCCCCACGGCATCCTGCTCGTCACCGGGCCCACTGGCTCGGGCAAGACCACCACGTTGTACACCGCGCTGTCGCGCCTCAACACCGCCGAGCGCAAGATCATCACGGTCGAAGACCCGGTGGAATACCAGCTTGAAGGCATCAACCAGATCCAGGTCAAACCCGCCATCGGCCTGGACTTTGCCGGCGCGCTGCGCTCCATCGTGCGTCAGGACCCGGACGTGATCATGATCGGTGAAATCCGCGACCTGGAAACCTGCCGCATCGCGATCCAATCGTCCCTCACCGGCCACCTGGTGCTGTCGACCCTGCACACGAATAGCGCGGCGGCGAGTATCACGCGGCTGCTGGATATGGGCGTCGAGAGCTACCTGATCGCCTCGACGGTCAATGGCATCCTCGCCCAGCGTCTGGTGCGGCGCCTGGACCCGACCACGCGCGAAGCGTTCGAAGCACCCGCGGAGTTGATCGCCGAACATGGCCTGGATCGGTTTACCGAGCAGCGCCCGATCATGCTCTATCGCCCCCGCGCCGATGCAGCGGGCGGTGGCTACCACGGTCGCAGCGCAATCACCGAACTGCTGGTGATGAACGACGAACTGCGCAGCCTGTTGATGCGCCAGGCCGACGCCGCCACCCTTGAACAGGCCGCCCGCCGTGGCGGCCTGCGGACCTTGCACGAAGAGGGCCTGCGCCAGGCCGTGGCGGGTGTCACCTCGCTCGAAGAAGTGCTGCGCGTCACCCGTGGGGAGGGCGCGTGA
- a CDS encoding beta-glucosidase: MNKRKMIGAQSAFALLALAVSQVHAATSPALDEGRVSRAENAADKTLAKMTMEEKLAYIGGTGGWDVKPLTQYGVPQIHGADGGVGVRYTSEGNAQGVVYPSGPNLAASWNPRRAIDLGRALGYDTASGGYQFVTGPGVNLYRMPYSGRAFEYLSGEDPFLGASLGPALINGIQSRGVWANAKHFAANDQESNRFHLDEIISERVLREMTLPPFESASKNSKVAMMMCAFQKVNGEFACQNKHLMRDILKTEWGYPGFVQSDYNAVVSGLPAAQAGTDLDMMGYQMNSTILKPYLDSGELSSATIDDKVRRILKQIYLYKFDSKAPLTSHNMNSATSNRVALNAAREGIVLLKNQNNLLPLDAKKVKRIAVVGTLAKYAPPTGFGSANVMAANYISELSGLQQLAPGAKVEFIDGLSLDPATSTWTHADSNGNSAKGLKTEFFSNTNWSGDPAASRTDTHVDLDWSTDSLPVNGDTAATSIRYSGQITPAVSGEQVFKIRADGAVRLYVNGKKVLDNGDGKPLPNNSIPPTIPVFAKVNLEAGKPVDIKLEYSRRNGYLSTMGGLVGVQMSWASLVAPKDLAQYDAVLVAAGNSNEYEGEGFDHSFDLPEYQNLLIQSIAKVNPNTVVTLHGGTGLKMSDWIDQVPAALHAFYPGQNGGQALAEILLGKVNPSAKLPISIERNIEDNPIYATFPKFDNQETLAEMSYKDDLFLGYRGYEKKGIKPLYPFGYGLSYTTFGYSNISVTPGVAVAGAPIKVSFDLANTGKVAGAEVAELYVGQNNPKVERAIKELKGYKKVFLKPGESKRVTIELNDRSLAYYDVASKQWVVDADSFNLSVGASSQDIRLNAKLVNPFRQELSTTTSNPLPRSALNSTLRESTVKTGGVLHQNEGDSGTSDGDGYDMSDDSSQGSATGN, encoded by the coding sequence ATGAATAAACGCAAAATGATCGGTGCACAGTCGGCATTCGCCCTGCTGGCACTGGCCGTGTCCCAGGTGCACGCGGCGACCAGCCCTGCCCTGGATGAAGGTCGTGTGAGCCGTGCGGAAAACGCCGCAGACAAAACCCTGGCCAAGATGACCATGGAAGAAAAACTCGCCTACATCGGCGGCACCGGTGGCTGGGATGTCAAGCCGCTGACCCAGTACGGTGTCCCGCAGATTCACGGCGCCGATGGCGGCGTGGGTGTGCGCTACACCAGCGAAGGCAACGCACAAGGCGTGGTCTACCCGTCCGGGCCAAACCTGGCCGCCAGCTGGAACCCGCGCCGCGCCATCGACCTGGGCCGTGCCCTGGGTTATGACACTGCCAGCGGCGGTTATCAGTTTGTCACCGGCCCCGGCGTGAACCTGTATCGCATGCCATACAGCGGCCGTGCGTTCGAGTATTTGTCCGGTGAAGACCCGTTCCTCGGCGCCAGCCTCGGGCCGGCGTTGATCAACGGTATTCAGTCACGCGGGGTGTGGGCCAATGCCAAGCATTTCGCCGCCAACGACCAGGAAAGCAACCGCTTCCACCTTGATGAAATCATCAGCGAACGCGTCCTGCGCGAAATGACCTTGCCGCCGTTCGAGTCCGCCTCGAAGAACAGCAAAGTCGCGATGATGATGTGCGCGTTCCAGAAGGTGAACGGCGAGTTCGCCTGCCAGAACAAGCACCTGATGCGCGACATTCTGAAAACCGAATGGGGCTACCCGGGCTTCGTGCAGAGTGACTACAACGCTGTGGTCAGCGGTTTGCCAGCGGCACAGGCCGGCACCGACCTGGACATGATGGGCTACCAGATGAACAGCACCATCCTCAAGCCGTACCTGGACAGCGGCGAGCTGAGCAGCGCGACCATCGATGACAAGGTGCGCCGCATTCTCAAGCAGATCTACCTGTACAAGTTCGACAGCAAGGCACCGCTGACCAGCCACAACATGAACAGCGCCACCAGCAATCGCGTAGCGCTGAACGCCGCCCGTGAAGGCATCGTGCTGCTGAAAAACCAGAACAACCTGCTGCCGCTGGACGCGAAAAAGGTCAAGCGCATCGCTGTGGTCGGCACCCTGGCCAAGTACGCGCCACCCACCGGTTTTGGCAGTGCCAACGTCATGGCCGCTAACTACATCAGCGAGCTGAGCGGCCTGCAGCAACTGGCGCCGGGCGCCAAGGTCGAGTTCATCGACGGGCTGTCCCTGGACCCGGCCACTTCGACTTGGACCCATGCCGACAGCAATGGCAACAGCGCCAAAGGCTTGAAGACCGAGTTCTTCAGCAACACCAACTGGTCCGGTGACCCGGCCGCCAGCCGCACTGACACGCATGTCGACCTGGACTGGTCCACCGACAGCCTGCCGGTGAACGGCGATACCGCCGCCACTTCGATTCGCTACAGCGGCCAGATCACCCCAGCCGTCAGCGGCGAACAGGTGTTCAAGATCCGCGCCGACGGTGCGGTGCGCCTCTATGTCAACGGCAAGAAAGTCCTCGATAACGGCGACGGCAAGCCGCTGCCAAACAACAGCATCCCGCCGACCATCCCGGTGTTTGCCAAGGTCAACCTGGAGGCCGGCAAACCCGTCGATATCAAGCTGGAATACTCGCGTCGCAACGGCTACCTCTCGACCATGGGCGGCCTGGTCGGCGTGCAAATGAGCTGGGCCTCGCTGGTCGCGCCCAAGGATCTGGCGCAGTACGACGCCGTGCTGGTGGCAGCCGGTAACAGCAACGAATACGAGGGTGAAGGCTTCGACCACAGCTTCGATTTGCCGGAGTACCAGAACCTGCTGATCCAGAGCATCGCCAAGGTCAACCCGAACACCGTGGTCACGCTGCACGGCGGTACCGGTTTGAAGATGAGCGACTGGATCGACCAGGTACCGGCCGCGCTGCATGCGTTCTACCCTGGGCAAAACGGCGGCCAGGCCCTGGCGGAGATTCTGCTGGGCAAGGTAAACCCGTCGGCCAAGCTGCCGATCAGTATCGAACGCAACATCGAAGACAACCCGATCTACGCGACCTTCCCAAAATTCGACAACCAGGAAACCCTGGCCGAGATGAGCTACAAGGATGACCTGTTCCTGGGCTATCGCGGCTATGAGAAAAAAGGCATCAAGCCGCTCTACCCATTCGGTTATGGCTTGTCGTACACCACCTTCGGCTACAGCAACATCAGCGTGACCCCTGGGGTGGCGGTGGCCGGTGCACCGATCAAGGTGTCGTTCGACCTGGCCAACACCGGCAAGGTGGCAGGCGCCGAGGTCGCCGAGTTGTACGTGGGCCAGAACAACCCGAAAGTGGAGCGCGCCATCAAGGAACTCAAGGGCTACAAGAAGGTGTTCTTGAAGCCCGGCGAGAGCAAGCGCGTGACCATCGAGCTCAACGACCGCTCGCTGGCCTACTACGACGTGGCGAGCAAGCAATGGGTGGTGGATGCGGACAGTTTCAACCTGTCGGTGGGGGCGTCGTCCCAGGATATTCGCCTGAACGCCAAGCTGGTCAACCCGTTCCGCCAGGAACTGTCGACCACCACCAGCAACCCGCTGCCGCGCTCAGCGCTCAATTCGACGCTGCGTGAATCGACGGTGAAGACCGGTGGCGTGCTGCATCAGAATGAAGGTGACAGCGGCACCAGCGACGGTGATGGCTATGACATGAGCGATGACAGCAGCCAGGGCAGTGCCACCGGTAACTAA